From a region of the Bradyrhizobium sp. KBS0727 genome:
- a CDS encoding acyl-CoA dehydrogenase family protein, translating into MLASEFAARAAQHDRDASFPFENFTQLADAGLLALTVPAALGGGGANASEAARVINIIGKADPSTALVLSMHYIQHLVMARSTRWPGRLSRKLARESVEGVSLINALRVEPDLGSPSRGGLPATIARKTETGWRLSGRKIYSTGAPILKWYAVWAKTDEPEVRVGLFLVPAGLPGTRIVETWDHLGLRASGSHDVVFDDVVFPLDHEIDVRKPDEWRIPDFTQATIHAIFVAAIYDGIARAARDWLVEFLKSRVPSNLGASLATLPRAQEIVGGIEARLAVNARLIESFAGDFDDGVELSASESNIIKLTVTNNAVAVVEDALSLTSNHGLTRANPLERHYRDVLCGRVHTPQDDATRLNAGRLALGI; encoded by the coding sequence TTGCTCGCGTCCGAATTCGCGGCGCGGGCCGCCCAGCACGACCGCGACGCGAGTTTTCCGTTCGAGAATTTCACGCAACTGGCCGACGCAGGACTGCTCGCCCTGACGGTCCCCGCCGCGCTCGGCGGCGGTGGCGCGAACGCCAGCGAGGCCGCGCGCGTCATCAACATCATCGGAAAGGCCGATCCGTCGACGGCGTTGGTCTTGTCGATGCATTACATCCAGCACCTGGTGATGGCGCGAAGCACGCGCTGGCCGGGCCGTCTGTCCCGAAAACTGGCGCGCGAGAGCGTCGAAGGCGTATCGTTGATCAACGCGCTGCGGGTCGAGCCGGATCTGGGCTCGCCGTCGCGCGGCGGCTTGCCGGCCACGATCGCGCGGAAGACCGAGACCGGCTGGCGGCTGAGCGGCCGAAAGATCTATTCGACCGGCGCGCCGATCCTGAAATGGTATGCGGTCTGGGCGAAAACCGACGAGCCGGAGGTGCGGGTCGGCCTGTTTTTGGTGCCTGCAGGCCTGCCCGGAACGAGGATCGTCGAGACCTGGGATCATCTCGGCCTGCGCGCCAGCGGCAGCCATGACGTCGTCTTCGATGACGTCGTGTTTCCACTCGATCACGAGATCGACGTTCGCAAGCCGGACGAATGGAGGATTCCGGATTTTACCCAGGCGACTATCCACGCGATCTTCGTAGCGGCGATCTACGACGGCATCGCGCGCGCGGCGCGGGACTGGCTGGTCGAGTTCCTGAAAAGCCGCGTGCCGTCCAATCTCGGCGCGTCGCTGGCGACACTGCCACGCGCGCAGGAAATCGTCGGCGGCATTGAGGCGCGGCTTGCGGTCAACGCGCGCCTGATCGAGAGCTTTGCCGGCGATTTCGACGATGGCGTCGAGTTGAGCGCATCGGAATCCAACATCATCAAGCTCACCGTCACCAACAACGCGGTCGCGGTGGTCGAGGACGCGCTGTCGCTGACCAGCAATCACGGCCTGACCCGCGCCAATCCGCTCGAGCGGCATTATCGCGACGTGTTGTGCGGGCGTGTTCACACCCCGCAGGACGACGCCACGCGCCTTAACGCCGGCCGCCTCGCGCTCGGCATCTGA
- a CDS encoding ABC transporter ATP-binding protein, giving the protein MVALARAEQAAPGTAGASLDVDHVSHAFDIDGAVLPVLDDVSFSVKPGEFVALLGPSGCGKSTLLRLVAGLEPPRAGTLREDGDAITGPFPSRVVVFQDPTLFPWRTVWHNVALGLEAQGILKSQRHRVDAAIDLVGLSGFRNAYPHQLSGGMAQRVSLARALVNDPRILVLDEPLGKLDSLTRITMQTEILSLWQRTGFTALLVTHDVEEAVFLANRVIVFSDRPARIKADIAVDRPYPRHRGDPYLADLRRNILGLLGLDATW; this is encoded by the coding sequence ATGGTAGCGCTCGCGCGGGCCGAACAGGCCGCGCCGGGTACGGCCGGCGCTTCGCTTGACGTCGACCATGTCAGCCACGCCTTCGATATCGACGGCGCCGTCCTTCCGGTGCTCGACGATGTCAGCTTCAGCGTCAAGCCCGGCGAATTTGTCGCATTGCTCGGTCCGTCCGGCTGCGGCAAGTCGACCTTACTGCGGCTGGTGGCGGGTTTGGAACCGCCGCGGGCCGGCACGCTGCGGGAAGACGGCGACGCGATCACGGGGCCATTTCCTTCAAGAGTGGTGGTGTTCCAGGATCCGACGTTGTTCCCGTGGCGCACGGTCTGGCACAATGTCGCGCTCGGGCTTGAAGCGCAGGGCATTCTCAAATCGCAGCGCCATCGCGTCGATGCGGCGATCGATCTGGTCGGGCTGTCAGGGTTCCGGAACGCCTATCCGCACCAGCTTTCCGGCGGCATGGCACAGCGCGTCTCGCTGGCGCGGGCGCTGGTCAACGACCCTAGGATCCTTGTGCTCGACGAGCCGCTCGGCAAGCTCGACTCGCTGACGCGCATCACGATGCAGACCGAGATCCTGTCGCTGTGGCAGCGAACCGGCTTCACCGCGCTGCTGGTGACGCATGATGTCGAGGAAGCGGTGTTCCTCGCCAACCGCGTCATCGTCTTCAGCGACCGGCCGGCGCGCATCAAGGCCGACATTGCGGTTGATCGTCCTTATCCGCGACACCGCGGCGATCCCTATCTCGCCGACCTCCGCCGCAACATTTTGGGATTGCTCGGATTGGATGCGACATGGTGA
- a CDS encoding ABC transporter permease, which yields MSTYSVSKAVAIAQSAEEGAALSGRPLSLSVSFPSGGIGVFASLAWVGFGVACLWWPDIGDWSRTRELAIAAFILSGVIFVITVAGSRLGRLDSGLQRRAPWLLALALFLTLWEIATAKLAWLPLPFFPPPQSIIEVYTDDLPKLLDSIFASVKLQLGGYAIGAAVGFLTGVSIGWSRGVGYWVHPVLRFIGPLPATAWLPIAFFTFPSSWSASTFLIALATGFPVTVLTWSGVASVSSAYYDVARTLGAKPSFLVLKVAIPAALPHVFVGLFMGLGSSFAVLVVAEMIGVKAGLGWYLQWAQGWAAYANMYAALIVMSLLCSGAITLLFRARDHLLVWQKGVVKW from the coding sequence ATGTCGACGTATTCGGTGTCTAAGGCTGTCGCGATCGCGCAATCGGCGGAGGAAGGCGCAGCACTTTCGGGGCGGCCGCTCTCGCTGTCGGTTTCATTCCCGTCAGGCGGGATCGGCGTGTTCGCCAGCCTGGCATGGGTTGGCTTCGGGGTAGCGTGCCTGTGGTGGCCCGACATCGGTGACTGGTCGCGCACCCGCGAACTAGCGATTGCCGCCTTCATCCTGTCGGGCGTGATTTTCGTGATCACCGTGGCCGGCAGCCGGCTCGGTCGTCTTGACTCGGGCCTGCAGCGCCGCGCGCCGTGGCTGCTGGCACTGGCGTTGTTCCTGACGCTCTGGGAAATCGCGACCGCGAAGCTGGCGTGGCTGCCGCTGCCGTTTTTCCCGCCACCGCAGTCCATCATCGAAGTCTATACCGACGATCTGCCCAAACTGCTCGACAGCATCTTCGCCTCGGTCAAACTGCAGCTCGGCGGTTACGCCATCGGCGCGGCCGTCGGCTTCCTGACCGGCGTCTCGATCGGCTGGTCGCGCGGTGTCGGCTACTGGGTGCATCCGGTGTTGCGGTTCATCGGGCCGCTGCCGGCGACGGCGTGGCTTCCGATCGCCTTCTTCACCTTCCCGTCGAGTTGGAGCGCCAGCACGTTCCTGATTGCGCTCGCGACCGGCTTTCCGGTGACGGTGCTGACCTGGTCCGGCGTCGCAAGCGTCAGTAGCGCCTATTACGATGTCGCGCGGACGTTGGGGGCGAAGCCGTCCTTCCTGGTGCTGAAGGTCGCAATCCCCGCGGCGCTGCCGCATGTCTTCGTCGGCCTGTTCATGGGGCTCGGTTCCTCCTTTGCGGTGCTCGTCGTGGCCGAAATGATCGGCGTGAAGGCCGGCCTCGGCTGGTATCTGCAATGGGCGCAGGGTTGGGCGGCTTACGCCAACATGTATGCCGCGCTGATCGTGATGTCGCTGTTGTGCTCCGGCGCCATCACCCTGCTGTTCCGGGCGCGCGATCACCTGCTGGTCTGGCAGAAGGGAGTCGTCAAATGGTAG
- a CDS encoding ABC transporter substrate-binding protein, producing MSRRDRPEPSLLDRRSLLRAGAAAALALPAGVIGAQAFPFRAVTPDIDFSQFPICKTASDAPALTGAPRKLKLSWNAGAVCLAPLPVAIDQGFFQKHNLDVELVNYSGSTDQLLEAIATGKSDAGLGMALRWLKPLEQGFDVKIAAGTHGGCMRVLTRANSGVDKLADLKGKIVAVGDLAGPDKNFFSIQLAKLGIDPNKDVDWRPYPGNLLNLAVEKGEVQAFLSSDPLAYLWLKDSAYKEVASNLDGEYKDKSCCIVGLRGSLVREEPLVARAITQALLDAAMFVSQNPEKAAKSFQPYAPKAASLADLEGMVRYHTHHHHPVGEVLKRELQGYAEDLKKVAVFKPGTDTAKFAERIYVDVFGV from the coding sequence ATGTCGAGACGAGACAGACCGGAACCATCGTTGCTGGACCGCCGCAGTCTGCTGCGCGCTGGCGCGGCCGCGGCATTGGCGTTGCCTGCCGGCGTGATCGGTGCGCAGGCCTTTCCGTTCCGCGCGGTAACGCCCGATATCGATTTCTCGCAATTCCCGATCTGCAAGACGGCATCCGACGCGCCGGCGCTGACGGGTGCGCCGCGCAAATTGAAGCTGTCGTGGAACGCCGGCGCGGTCTGCCTCGCCCCGCTTCCGGTGGCGATCGATCAGGGATTTTTCCAGAAACACAACCTCGACGTCGAACTCGTCAATTACAGCGGCTCGACCGATCAGTTGCTGGAAGCGATCGCGACCGGCAAGTCGGATGCGGGTCTCGGCATGGCGCTGCGCTGGCTCAAGCCGCTGGAGCAGGGGTTCGACGTCAAGATCGCCGCCGGCACGCATGGCGGCTGCATGCGGGTGTTGACGCGCGCCAATTCCGGCGTCGACAAGCTCGCCGATCTCAAGGGCAAGATCGTCGCGGTCGGCGACCTCGCAGGTCCCGACAAGAACTTTTTCTCGATCCAGCTCGCCAAGCTTGGCATCGATCCCAACAAGGACGTCGACTGGCGTCCCTATCCGGGCAACCTGCTGAACCTCGCGGTCGAGAAGGGCGAAGTGCAGGCGTTCCTGTCCTCCGATCCGCTCGCCTATCTCTGGCTCAAGGACAGCGCCTACAAGGAAGTCGCCTCCAATCTCGACGGCGAATACAAGGACAAGAGCTGCTGCATTGTCGGCCTTCGCGGCAGTTTGGTGCGCGAGGAACCTCTGGTGGCGCGCGCGATCACCCAGGCGCTGCTGGATGCGGCGATGTTTGTGTCGCAAAATCCGGAGAAGGCGGCAAAGTCGTTCCAGCCCTATGCGCCGAAAGCAGCTTCGCTCGCCGATCTCGAAGGCATGGTGCGCTACCACACCCATCACCATCATCCGGTCGGTGAAGTCCTCAAGCGCGAGCTGCAGGGCTATGCCGAGGACCTGAAGAAGGTCGCGGTATTCAAGCCCGGCACCGACACGGCGAAATTTGCGGAGCGAATCTATGTCGACGTATTCGGTGTCTAA
- a CDS encoding rhodanese-like domain-containing protein yields MTIPSVTPSQIRSALLLRDEIALLDLRHEAAFATGHPLFAANMAADRIELEAAIRLPRKDVAIVLYDAGEGLVAQAVDRFKALGYTNIRQLDGGLEGWRQAGYEIFEDVNSYAKAFGELVEHRRHTPSLAADEVAALIESKANIQILDVRRFDEYTTMNIPGSISVPGAELVLRAGRAAPDPETTIVVNCAGRTRSIIGTQSLINAGVANKVVALRNGTIGWTLASQTLEHGSIRRGEIGAFKGAEANARDVAYRAGVRHIGKEELAALQAQTSRMLYRFDVRDEAEYTAGHLTGFRHYPGGQLVQEIDMAAPVRGARIVLTDDKSVRADMTASWLAQMGWEVFVLDGGYDGALEVGPPLVLPKPDPSRRYRRPYEGTDVNTSAMQAYLDWEYGLVDQLRRDGSHGFYVI; encoded by the coding sequence ATGACCATTCCATCCGTGACACCCTCACAAATCCGCAGCGCGCTGTTGCTGCGCGATGAAATCGCGCTGCTCGATCTCAGGCACGAGGCCGCCTTCGCAACCGGCCATCCGCTGTTCGCTGCCAACATGGCCGCCGACCGGATCGAACTGGAGGCCGCGATCAGGTTGCCGCGCAAGGATGTGGCGATCGTGCTGTACGATGCCGGCGAGGGCCTGGTTGCGCAGGCGGTGGACCGGTTCAAGGCGTTGGGCTACACGAATATTCGTCAGCTCGACGGCGGGCTCGAAGGCTGGCGACAGGCCGGCTATGAGATTTTCGAGGACGTCAACTCCTACGCCAAGGCGTTCGGCGAACTGGTCGAGCATCGCCGCCACACGCCGTCGCTGGCCGCGGACGAAGTCGCGGCGCTGATCGAGTCGAAAGCGAACATTCAAATTCTCGATGTCCGCCGCTTCGACGAATATACGACGATGAACATTCCGGGCTCGATCAGCGTGCCCGGCGCCGAGCTCGTACTGCGCGCCGGCCGCGCCGCGCCGGATCCCGAGACCACCATCGTAGTCAATTGCGCCGGCCGCACCCGCTCGATCATCGGCACCCAGTCGCTGATCAATGCCGGCGTCGCCAACAAAGTGGTAGCGCTGCGCAACGGCACCATCGGCTGGACGCTGGCGAGCCAGACGCTCGAACATGGTTCCATCAGGCGCGGCGAGATCGGCGCCTTCAAGGGCGCCGAAGCCAATGCGCGCGACGTCGCCTACCGCGCGGGCGTTCGGCATATCGGCAAGGAGGAGCTGGCTGCGCTGCAGGCGCAGACCAGCCGCATGCTCTATCGCTTCGACGTGCGCGACGAAGCGGAATACACCGCCGGCCACCTCACAGGCTTTCGCCATTACCCCGGCGGCCAACTGGTCCAGGAAATCGACATGGCAGCACCTGTGCGCGGCGCGCGCATCGTGCTGACCGATGACAAAAGCGTTCGCGCCGACATGACCGCATCGTGGCTCGCGCAAATGGGCTGGGAGGTGTTCGTGCTCGACGGCGGCTATGACGGCGCGCTGGAAGTCGGGCCGCCGCTCGTGCTGCCGAAGCCGGATCCGTCGCGCCGATATCGCCGTCCCTATGAGGGCACCGACGTCAACACGTCGGCAATGCAGGCCTATCTCGATTGGGAATACGGCCTCGTCGACCAGCTCCGCCGCGACGGAAGCCACGGATTCTATGTCATCTGA
- a CDS encoding ATP-dependent Clp protease adaptor ClpS — protein MHDVHAEADYLQLVLHRDDLTPVGFVVELVRSVFSKTSADAVEIVAVAENQGKAVCGTYPRDVAEALLRDARQRILASGHPLSMTSEIGEDSGIRTCRMCRDFAGDNEFRVGGKTIVICDKCALGVAKNFGKITREKQFEYANETLEWHFAGVPRDQLVATSREFPGHMRADVQAAVDNLFAATAIRFFGIHERHRYETLTIAALTEFRDGADTIAPAQYQEIDIGEVEPVKCLDNGLWLCLAGDLHYAVLLSAYRDPRRETGIRVEIAVPAGAAGAEFVRQRFSEIENVVNTAHAYRGKVLSFDADTEYRGSGRGLTVHKLAPVKPEDVILPDETLRLLDRNVLSFVGHRAGLRSLGQSTRKGILLYGPPGTGKTHTIRYLASNLPDHTTLIITAEQIGWLSRYMSLARLLQPTMVVIEDVDLVGRRREMIGSCEEPLLNRLLNEMDGLKEDADILFVLTTNRPEQLEAALAGRPGRIDQAIEVPLPDDVGRDKLVRLYGKGLPLSDAIVGEAARRTQGVSAAFIKELMRRVAQASIVRDGGATVQSADLGDALNEMLFASGKLNIRLLGGAPQMT, from the coding sequence ATGCATGATGTTCACGCCGAAGCCGATTACCTTCAGCTCGTCCTTCACCGCGACGACCTCACTCCAGTGGGTTTCGTAGTTGAGCTTGTCCGCTCGGTTTTCAGCAAGACCTCGGCGGATGCCGTCGAGATCGTCGCAGTCGCCGAAAATCAGGGCAAGGCCGTGTGCGGCACCTATCCGAGGGACGTCGCTGAAGCCCTGCTTCGGGACGCCAGGCAGCGAATCCTCGCATCCGGACATCCACTGTCGATGACGAGTGAAATCGGCGAGGACAGCGGAATTCGGACCTGCAGAATGTGCAGAGACTTCGCCGGCGACAACGAATTCCGCGTCGGCGGCAAGACCATCGTGATTTGCGACAAATGCGCGTTGGGCGTCGCCAAAAACTTCGGTAAAATCACCCGTGAAAAGCAGTTCGAATATGCCAACGAAACGCTGGAGTGGCATTTCGCCGGCGTTCCGCGGGATCAGTTGGTCGCAACCTCGCGGGAGTTTCCCGGGCATATGCGGGCCGACGTGCAGGCTGCCGTCGACAATCTGTTTGCAGCAACCGCGATTCGATTCTTCGGCATTCACGAACGTCATCGCTACGAAACCTTGACGATCGCCGCTCTGACCGAATTCAGGGACGGCGCCGATACCATTGCGCCCGCGCAATATCAGGAGATCGACATCGGTGAAGTCGAACCGGTGAAATGTCTCGATAACGGACTGTGGCTCTGTCTCGCCGGTGACCTGCACTACGCGGTATTGCTCTCCGCCTATCGTGACCCCCGTCGCGAGACGGGTATTCGTGTCGAGATCGCGGTTCCCGCCGGAGCGGCCGGCGCCGAGTTCGTCAGGCAGCGTTTTTCCGAGATCGAAAACGTCGTCAATACCGCCCACGCCTATCGTGGCAAGGTATTGTCTTTCGATGCCGATACGGAGTACCGCGGCAGTGGCAGGGGCCTGACGGTTCACAAGCTGGCCCCGGTCAAACCGGAGGACGTGATCCTGCCCGACGAAACACTGAGGCTGCTCGATCGAAACGTGCTGAGTTTTGTGGGACACCGCGCCGGGCTGCGCAGCCTCGGTCAATCGACCCGCAAGGGTATCCTGCTTTATGGTCCGCCCGGAACCGGCAAGACGCATACGATCCGCTATCTCGCCAGCAATCTGCCCGACCATACCACGCTGATCATCACCGCCGAACAGATCGGGTGGCTCAGCCGCTACATGAGCCTTGCCCGTCTTTTGCAGCCGACCATGGTCGTGATCGAGGATGTCGATCTCGTCGGGCGCAGACGCGAGATGATCGGATCTTGCGAAGAGCCTTTGCTCAACAGGCTGCTCAACGAAATGGACGGGTTGAAGGAGGATGCCGATATCCTGTTCGTCCTCACGACCAACCGACCCGAACAACTCGAAGCAGCGCTGGCGGGCCGGCCGGGCCGGATCGACCAGGCGATCGAGGTGCCACTGCCTGACGACGTCGGCCGCGACAAGCTGGTCCGGCTCTATGGCAAGGGACTTCCGCTCAGCGATGCGATCGTCGGCGAAGCCGCGCGGCGAACGCAGGGCGTCAGCGCAGCCTTCATCAAGGAGCTGATGCGCCGCGTGGCACAAGCCAGCATCGTCCGGGATGGCGGCGCCACGGTTCAGTCTGCAGATCTCGGCGACGCACTGAATGAGATGTTGTTCGCTAGCGGCAAGCTCAATATCAGACTGCTGGGTGGCGCTCCGCAAATGACCTAG
- a CDS encoding LysR substrate-binding domain-containing protein — MDLKQLRTFRAVAELGSLSKAADRLRSAQPALSRHIKLLEHELRVELFVRNGRGMLLTSAGRMLLDRTTGLIRQIEQVRDDLQSAKGSPSGRVILGLVPTVSAVFSGRFARRVISEFPDISLRIVESYGGHLVEWLHRGEMDLAITYGPAVDLHLQVRSIGREAIAVVGPPGSGLNRKKQVDLKWLVKQKLILPSISHGLRALLEKAVARERLTLNAMIEADSYRAQISLMEEGLGYTLLPPSAIHAELAAKRLEMAALVNPPVSRELILASPIADQPSIATTTIATLIMSEIEQLAKEGLWKIDMTA; from the coding sequence ATGGACCTCAAACAATTGCGCACCTTCCGGGCGGTGGCCGAGCTCGGGAGCCTCAGCAAGGCGGCGGACCGGCTTCGCTCGGCGCAGCCTGCGCTGAGCCGGCATATCAAGCTGCTCGAACACGAGCTGCGCGTCGAGCTGTTCGTGCGCAACGGCCGCGGCATGCTGCTGACCAGCGCGGGCCGGATGCTGCTCGACCGCACCACTGGCCTCATTCGCCAGATCGAGCAGGTTCGCGACGACCTGCAGTCGGCAAAGGGCAGTCCGTCGGGCCGCGTCATCCTCGGCCTGGTTCCGACCGTGAGCGCGGTGTTCTCCGGGCGGTTTGCCCGCCGCGTCATCTCCGAATTTCCCGATATCTCGCTGCGCATCGTCGAGAGCTATGGCGGACATCTGGTCGAATGGCTGCACCGCGGCGAGATGGACCTTGCCATTACGTACGGCCCCGCCGTCGATCTGCATCTCCAGGTGCGGTCGATCGGCCGCGAGGCCATCGCCGTGGTGGGGCCGCCGGGATCGGGGCTGAACCGGAAGAAGCAGGTCGATCTGAAGTGGCTGGTGAAGCAGAAGCTGATCCTGCCCAGTATTTCGCACGGCCTGCGGGCGTTGCTGGAGAAGGCCGTCGCCCGCGAACGGCTGACGCTCAACGCCATGATCGAGGCCGATTCCTATCGCGCCCAGATCAGCCTGATGGAAGAAGGCCTCGGCTACACGCTGCTGCCGCCGTCGGCGATCCATGCCGAACTGGCGGCGAAGCGGCTCGAGATGGCTGCCCTCGTCAATCCGCCGGTATCGCGCGAACTGATCCTGGCGTCGCCGATCGCCGACCAGCCGTCGATTGCGACCACCACCATCGCGACCCTCATCATGTCCGAGATCGAGCAGCTCGCCAAGGAAGGGCTCTGGAAGATCGACATGACGGCGTGA
- a CDS encoding thiamine pyrophosphate-dependent enzyme, whose protein sequence is MNSPQTNPNALLHRRDVVNELVRARGELLVIAGLGAPNWDVSAAGDHANNFPLWGAMGAASMIGLGLALAQPKRKVLVITGDGEMLMNLGSLATIGVEAPTNLTVAVLDNERFGETGMQKTHTAAGVDLAAVASAVGIRTSRIVRTMAEVTELRDLAHEGRGTAFAQIKIAPEALVFVMPPADGVILTTRFRQSVLGDEALYN, encoded by the coding sequence ATGAATAGTCCGCAAACCAATCCAAACGCGCTGCTTCACCGCCGCGACGTCGTCAACGAACTGGTCCGGGCGCGCGGCGAGCTGCTTGTCATCGCCGGCCTCGGCGCGCCGAACTGGGACGTCTCGGCCGCCGGCGACCATGCCAACAATTTCCCGCTCTGGGGCGCCATGGGTGCGGCTTCCATGATCGGGCTCGGGCTGGCGCTGGCGCAGCCGAAGCGAAAAGTGCTCGTCATTACCGGCGACGGCGAAATGCTGATGAACCTCGGCTCGCTCGCCACCATCGGCGTCGAAGCGCCGACGAATCTCACGGTCGCGGTGCTCGACAACGAACGTTTCGGCGAGACCGGCATGCAGAAGACCCATACCGCCGCCGGCGTCGACCTCGCGGCCGTCGCGTCCGCAGTCGGCATTCGCACTTCGCGAATTGTCCGGACGATGGCGGAGGTCACCGAACTGCGCGACCTCGCTCATGAAGGGCGCGGCACGGCCTTCGCGCAGATCAAGATCGCACCGGAAGCTCTGGTGTTCGTGATGCCGCCGGCCGATGGCGTCATCCTGACGACGCGCTTCCGGCAATCGGTGCTGGGCGACGAAGCGCTCTATAACTGA
- a CDS encoding thiamine pyrophosphate-binding protein, with translation MTEVAAKSAGAAASPALPTWPDEVYRVLKDVGVKQVAMVPDAGHSRLIRSFEADPETRVVTLTTEEEGVAMLAGAWLGGQRGVLLLQSSGVGNCINMLSLPTICHMPLLMIVTMRGDWGEFNPWQIPMGQGTRAALESVGVIVNKVDEPDLVASAVQGAAHLAFNSWKPVALLIGQRVLGAKNFKELARK, from the coding sequence ATGACGGAAGTTGCAGCAAAATCGGCAGGCGCGGCGGCATCGCCGGCGCTGCCGACATGGCCTGACGAGGTCTACCGCGTCCTCAAGGACGTGGGCGTCAAGCAGGTGGCGATGGTGCCGGACGCCGGCCATAGCCGGCTGATTCGTTCGTTCGAGGCCGATCCGGAAACCCGCGTCGTGACGCTGACGACCGAAGAAGAGGGCGTGGCGATGCTGGCCGGCGCGTGGCTCGGCGGCCAGCGCGGCGTGCTGCTGCTGCAGTCGAGCGGCGTCGGCAACTGCATCAACATGCTGTCGCTGCCGACGATCTGCCACATGCCGCTGCTGATGATCGTGACGATGCGCGGCGACTGGGGCGAGTTCAACCCGTGGCAGATCCCGATGGGGCAGGGCACGCGTGCGGCGCTGGAATCCGTGGGTGTGATCGTCAACAAGGTCGATGAACCGGATCTGGTCGCCTCCGCGGTGCAGGGCGCGGCCCACCTCGCCTTCAATTCCTGGAAGCCGGTGGCGCTTCTGATCGGACAGCGCGTGCTCGGCGCCAAGAACTTCAAGGAGCTGGCCCGCAAATGA